The following proteins come from a genomic window of Eleutherodactylus coqui strain aEleCoq1 unplaced genomic scaffold, aEleCoq1.hap1 HAP1_SCAFFOLD_161, whole genome shotgun sequence:
- the TAF1C gene encoding TATA box-binding protein-associated factor RNA polymerase I subunit C — protein GASYFSYLLFTYVRLPYLRSDFQQLLLDQTNGLEVKLQGDPAVFELTEPIQQVSAGYHEQMSVGVRSSFHLASWSFSHHEPPKALSVLSTRTPSTCITASPHIAAEFSVCTEGGTLHLWSLETGLQPVRQEADTLCFRDDPYWRWSDFTSHPRVLTFADRTGVQFVDVRVPNSQGQDLFHIGQESSCRRGERVILPRCLRETNPVYCLVSTQFSLYIMDERFPLVPVAKWDHMLEGPPTYVGVIPGGVTDSSNKILLSTQHSQETLMVQYSSGHSGSCQLHLPAVCLPRISESLNHLAPLLPHHHDTVLRRLQSPLAGMAAASPQLAADRLLVFQLTGAGDLFFQRLSQKTADGSDDASGIRVESTMSNAILEEPYAEHPHQSMSETLSPSAGSNQQGSVALAPSCRPSCLLASNTGFCSWVHDLYRACTWKATISRPLCQISTLFPSNKISESSEEVAKLRQRLRDSMKWGALVPSLAAATSHRLEAVHPNGWKDPLSQRLTACWEGRLGLWWDDRLGRNKESKIQALREKRQRQKQLRSRSLSSLSRSFTASITSVEARSVWSCDSAPDGLASLPSTSQDCAADASQTTVTSRLSHISCAMTPSQSLQAKGIPCERRQTVRHYLSVGDGTSPGPAPSLPGSPPLSQRSQPPSKRSRMGF, from the exons GGAGCCTCTTATTTCTCCTACCTGCTCTTTACCTATGTACGACTTCCTTATCTTCGGTCAGACTTCCAGCAGCTGCTCCTGGATCAAACCAACGGACTTGAAGTGAAATTACAAGGAGATCCGGCTGTTTTCGAGCTTACAGAGCCGATCCAGCAAGTGAGCGCAGGATACCACGAGCAAA TGTCGGTCGGGGTTCGCTCCTCCTTTCACTTGGCCTCCTGGAGTTTTTCACATCATGAGCCACCCAAAGCGCTTAGTGTTCTGAGCACAAGGACGCCGAGTACCTGCATCACCGCCAG TCCCCACATAGCCGCGGAGTTCAGTGTTTGCACGGAAGGTGGGACGCTGCACCTCTGGAGCCTGGAGACCGG GTTGCAGCCAGTACGACAGGAAGCTGACACCTTGTGTTTCCGTGATGACCCTTACTGGAGGTGGAGTGACTTCACCTCGCACCCCCGCGTGCTGACTTTTGCTGACCGTACAGGGGTCCAGTTTGTTGATGTGAGA GTTCCCAATTCTCAGGGCCAGGATCTATTTCATATTGGGCAAGAGTCTTCGTGTCGGAGAGGAGAGCGGGTGATACTGCCTCGCTGTCTGCGGGAAACCAACCCAGTGTATTGCCTGGTGAGCACTCAG TTCTCTCTGTACATCATGGATGAGCGATTTCCTCTGGTGCCAGTGGCCAAATGGGACCACATGCTGGAGGGACCTCCCACGTATGTCGGCgtaattcctggtggagtcactgactCGTCCAACAAGATCCTGCTCAGCACTCAACACAGTCAGGAGACGCTGATGGTGCAGTATTCCA GTGGCCACTCTGGCTCTTGTCAGCTGCATTTACCGGCCGTCTGTTTACCACGGATTTCAGAGTCTCTCAACCATCTGGCTCCGCTGCTGCCCCATCACCATGACACGGTGCTCCGCCGGCTGCAGTCTCCACTGGCAG GTATGGCGGCTGCTTCCCCTCAGTTAGCTGCAGATCGTTTGCTGGTTTTCCAGTTGACAGGGGCCGGCGATCTTTTCTTCCAGAGACTCTCCCAGAAAACTGCTGACGGGTCAGACGATGCCAGTGGCATTAGAGTGGAGTCTACCATGTCCAACGCTATTCTTGAGGAACCGTATGCTGAACACCCCCACCAGTCAATGTCTGAGACGCTAAGCCCCTCTGCAGGCTCCAATCAACAGGGGTCGGTGGCTCTGGCTCCCAGCTGCCGCCCCTCATGCTTGCTTGCATCTAATACTGGTTTCTGCAGCTGGGTACATGATTTGTACAGAGCCTGTACCTGGAAAGCCACTATCTCCCGTCCTTTATGCCAGATCAGCACACTATTCCCTTCCAACAAGATAAGTGAAAGCTCAGAAGAAGTGGCCAAACTCCGACAACGTCTACGAGACAGTATGAAATGGGGAGCACTCGTCCCATCGCTGGCTGCAGCCACATCTCACAGGTTGGAGGCCGTACATCCTAATGGCTGGAAAGACCCACTAAGTCAGAGGCTGACTGCTTGTTGGGAGGGGAGACTCGGACTGTGGTGGGATGACCGACTAGGAAGGAACAAGGAGAGCAAGATCCAGGCTCTACGAGAAAAGCGACAAAGGCAGAAGCAGCTGAGATCCCGGAGCCTGAGCTCACTATCCAGGAGCTTCACGGCCTCCATCACCTCCGTAGAGGCCAGATCAGTATGGTCATGTGATAGCGCACCGGATGGCCTTGCATCGTTGCCATCCACAAGTCAGGACTGTGCTGCAGATGCTTCCCAGACGACAGTCACCTCAAGACTTTCCCACATTTCCTGTGCCATGACCCCCTCACAGTCTCTCCAGGCCAAAGGTATCCCATGCGAGAGGAGGCAAACAGTGCGACACTACCTCTCCGTCGGGGACGGCACCAGTCCTGGACCTGCCCCGTCACTCCCAGGATCCCCGCCTCTCTCGCAGCGTTCCCAGCCTCCAAGCAAAAGATCTCGCatgggattttaa